GAAGGCAAATACGATCCGCTGCTCGGGCTCAAGGAGAACGTGATCATCGGCAAGCTCATCCCTGCGGGAACGGGCATGCCGAAGTATCGCGGGGTCGAGGTATGGGGCAAGGGCCAGCCGCGCTATCGCGAGGTCGACATCTTCGGCGAGCCGGAGCTGCCGGCGCCGGCCGAAGTGCTGCCCGAATCCGAGAACGCGTTCGAACGGGCAGCGGAGCTCGCGTCGGCGATCGCGGTGGCCGAGCCGGCGCCGATCCTGTCGGATGGTCCTGCGACCGAGAGCGAGACCAGCCACAGCACGGCGCTCGCGGTCGAAGCGCCGCCCGAGCCCCCGCAGGTCACCGAACTCGACATGTAGCGGTCGAGTTTACTCGACCGAGCCGGCCGAATCCGGCGAATGTGGTCCCGCGCTCGAGAGCGCGGGACTTTTTTTCCGTCTGGACAAGTCCGCCATGGTGAAGATCGAAGCGGTACTCTTCGATTTCGACCACACGTTGGGCGTCGACGGGAAGCTCGAGGAAGAGGCGCTGCGCGAAATCGCGCTGGCGAATTGCCCCATCGCGCCCGGCGATGAGGCCGTGCAGGCAGTGCTGCATCGTTTTCGGTACGAGCCCGGGGTGCCATTGGGAACGGCGGTCGGCGACGGTCTGCGTTCGTGGGGCTGTCCGCAAGACAAGATCGATCGCGCGGTGGCGACCTTCCGCGCTCGCTCGCTCGAGCTTGCGCCCTCGCGCGTGAAGCCGATGCCAGGCGCCCCCGAGATGCTCGCACGGCTCGCTGCTCTGCGTATGCCGCTTGGCATCTTGAGCAATGGCTGGACGCAGCTGCAGCATCTCAAAGCGGAGATCATCGGCTTTCCCGGGCCGGTGGTCGCGTCCGAAGAGATCGACGCGTGGAAGCCGGAAAAGAAGGCGTTCGAGATCGCGGTGGCGCGCTTCGCGATGAACGCCGCCACCACGATCTACGTCGGCGACAACCCGCAGGTGGACGTCGCCGGCGCCAAGGCCGCCGGCCTCCTCGCCGCCTGGGCCGATCTCGAAGGCGCGTCATATCCGCAGGGTGTCACGAGACCGGACTTCGCGATCACCGACCTGGCGCAGCTTCCCCCGCTGATCCAGCAAGCAGGCATCTAGGCGGCAACGTCTTTGACCTGTAAGCAGTGCCGGCGGCAAAAGAGCCTCCCGCGGCTTGACCGCGGCCGTATCCTTTTGATAGAATACGTTGGTTGGGCGGGTGTCCCCACGGGCACCGTACCACCATCCGAACCGGCCCAGGCGCTCAGGCGCCTGCCGGGAGGAAAAAAA
This genomic interval from Candidatus Eremiobacteraceae bacterium contains the following:
- a CDS encoding HAD family hydrolase — translated: MVKIEAVLFDFDHTLGVDGKLEEEALREIALANCPIAPGDEAVQAVLHRFRYEPGVPLGTAVGDGLRSWGCPQDKIDRAVATFRARSLELAPSRVKPMPGAPEMLARLAALRMPLGILSNGWTQLQHLKAEIIGFPGPVVASEEIDAWKPEKKAFEIAVARFAMNAATTIYVGDNPQVDVAGAKAAGLLAAWADLEGASYPQGVTRPDFAITDLAQLPPLIQQAGI